A genomic window from Silene latifolia isolate original U9 population chromosome Y, ASM4854445v1, whole genome shotgun sequence includes:
- the LOC141629457 gene encoding uncharacterized protein LOC141629457 — MDIVGKIPVAPGQKVFMLAMTGYFSKWIEADSFRQVTEKEVISFIRTNIICRYGVLSEIVYDNGTQFVGKRTKAFCDKWNINQVTSTPSYPKAIGQAESSNKVNRLK, encoded by the exons atggatatagtaggaaaaatCCCAGTAGCACCAGGCCAAAAAGTGTTCATGTTAGCTATGACTggctacttctccaagtggattgAAGCGGATTCTTTCAGACAGGTTACTGAGAAGGAAGTAATATCCTTTATCAGGACAAATATCATATGCAGGTATGGAGTCCTTTCAGAGATAGTCTACGATAATGGCACCCAGTTCGTTGGAAAAAGAACTAAGGCTTTCTGTGATAAATGGAATATTAACCAGGTGACTTCAACCCCTAGCTACCCAAAAGCGATtggccaggctgaatcaagcaacaag GTTAACAGGCTGAAGTAA